From a single Apium graveolens cultivar Ventura chromosome 2, ASM990537v1, whole genome shotgun sequence genomic region:
- the LOC141706467 gene encoding E3 ubiquitin-protein ligase CIP8-like: MAESPTQQAESTVQQPPSPRNDQVIEYWCHQCNRRVNGETLADNQVVCSECNGGFLVSIAPTPTTTALQHAIQTLELLEQAANLSQPSNRVYANDERRGVPGGTIRSAEVMRRLRQSYRESIQNSGLGVVGNYGDYADDAEYQSILLNLADSDDGANRGAPPAAESAVAALKNVKIKSEKEAILCVVCKDLVTAGQTSKELPCGHGYHGDCIMAWLATRNMCPVCRYELPTNDPDYEDERVKKNSGGSPKAGNHLPAGDE, encoded by the coding sequence ATGGCCGAATCTCCAACTCAGCAGGCAGAGTCTACAGTTCAGCAGCCACCGTCTCCCCGCAATGATCAAGTCATTGAATATTGGTGTCATCAGTGCAATAGACGAGTCAATGGCGAAACCCTAGCTGATAACCAAGTCGTGTGTAGCGAGTGCAACGGGGGCTTTCTAGTGTCTATCGCTCCCACTCCGACGACTACTGCGCTACAACATGCCATTCAAACCCTAGAGCTCTTAGAACAGGCGGCGAATCTGTCTCAGCCGTCTAACCGCGTGTATGCGAATGATGAACGTAGGGGAGTTCCCGGGGGTACTATCAGATCAGCAGAGGTTATGAGAAGACTTCGCCAATCATATCGTGAGAGCATTCAGAATTCTGGACTAGGAGTTGTAGGAAATTATGGGGACTATGCGGATGACGCTGAATATCAATCAATTTTGCTTAATTTAGCTGACAGTGATGATGGTGCAAATAGAGGAGCACCACCTGCTGCAGAATCAGCCGTTGCTGCTTTAAAGAATGTTAAGATCAAATCAGAAAAGGAAGCAATCCTTTGTGTAGTATGCAAAGATTTAGTAACGGCTGGCCAGACTTCTAAGGAGTTACCTTGTGGGCATGGCTATCATGGAGATTGTATTATGGCTTGGTTAGCTACGAGAAATATGTGTCCTGTGTGTAGGTATGAGTTGCCCACAAATGATCCTGATTACGAAGACGAGAGGGTTAAAAAAAATTCAGGTGGCTCCCCAAAAGCCGGTAACCATTTACCTGCAGGTGATGAGTAG